In a genomic window of Methanobacterium sp.:
- a CDS encoding ACT domain-containing protein — MKLKQISIFLENKKGRLWKALSIMKDAGINIRALSIADTSEFGILRLIVPEPENAKKVLEEGNFVVKINEVIAIGVPDKPGGLEGILEVLNKADINVEYLYAFVAKRGEQAIVVLRTEDIDAGIKALEDGGVTILSSEEVYKL, encoded by the coding sequence ATGAAACTAAAACAAATATCTATTTTTTTAGAAAATAAAAAGGGAAGACTCTGGAAAGCTTTAAGCATTATGAAAGATGCAGGGATTAATATACGTGCTCTTTCAATTGCAGATACATCAGAATTTGGTATTTTAAGACTTATTGTTCCAGAACCTGAGAATGCGAAAAAGGTTCTGGAGGAGGGTAACTTCGTGGTTAAAATCAATGAGGTGATTGCTATTGGAGTGCCTGATAAGCCAGGTGGTCTTGAGGGGATTCTTGAAGTTCTAAATAAAGCAGATATTAACGTAGAATATTTATATGCCTTTGTTGCAAAACGCGGTGAACAGGCAATAGTTGTTCTGCGTACAGAGGATATCGATGCCGGAATTAAAGCTTTGGAGGATGGCGGAGTAACTATTCTATCATCTGAAGAAGTTTATAAACTTTAA
- a CDS encoding phenylacetate--CoA ligase, giving the protein MIWNEKSECMSEDEKKQLQLERLQNVVKKAYENVPYYRKRFKELNIKPEDIKTLNDIKKLPFTTKTDLREAYPFGMFAVPEDDIIEVHTSSGTTGKPTVSGYTQKDLEIWGEVMARALAMAGASKKDFIQNAYGYGLFTGGLGVHYGTQKIGATVVPISAGNTMRQLEIMKDFGTTIITCTPSYALYLAEVAENEGITPKDLKLKVGVFGAEMWTEEMRNEIEKRLNISALNIYGLTEIIGPGVAMECEDKGGLHISDDHFYPEIIDPKTLETLPEGEKGELVLTTLTREGMPIIRFRTKDLTALRSGECSCGRTSIRMDRITGRTDDMLKIRGVIVFPSQIEKALLRIEGLEPQYQIIVTRPHHMDELEVQVETSEKLFSDEVKHVEEAKKMIEDHIHSEIGLRVNVSLVEPKSLPRSEGKAVRVIDKREL; this is encoded by the coding sequence ATGATCTGGAATGAAAAATCAGAATGTATGTCAGAGGATGAAAAAAAGCAATTACAACTTGAAAGATTACAGAATGTCGTTAAGAAAGCCTATGAAAATGTTCCTTATTACAGGAAGCGTTTCAAGGAATTGAACATAAAGCCAGAAGATATCAAGACTTTAAATGATATTAAAAAACTCCCCTTCACCACGAAAACTGATTTAAGGGAAGCCTATCCCTTTGGAATGTTTGCGGTGCCTGAAGATGATATAATAGAGGTGCACACTTCATCGGGAACAACAGGAAAACCAACTGTTTCAGGATACACACAGAAGGATCTGGAGATATGGGGAGAAGTAATGGCCCGTGCTCTTGCCATGGCTGGAGCTAGTAAAAAAGATTTTATTCAAAATGCTTATGGTTACGGTCTTTTTACAGGAGGATTAGGAGTTCATTACGGTACACAGAAGATTGGAGCTACAGTTGTTCCAATTTCAGCTGGAAATACTATGAGACAGCTGGAAATTATGAAGGATTTTGGTACAACAATAATTACATGTACTCCATCATATGCTCTTTACTTGGCAGAAGTTGCTGAAAATGAAGGAATTACTCCAAAAGACCTTAAATTAAAAGTAGGGGTATTCGGCGCAGAAATGTGGACTGAGGAAATGCGTAATGAAATAGAAAAAAGGCTTAATATCAGTGCATTAAACATATATGGTCTTACTGAGATAATAGGCCCAGGAGTGGCCATGGAATGTGAAGACAAAGGAGGATTACATATTTCTGACGATCATTTCTATCCAGAAATAATCGACCCTAAAACTCTGGAAACACTCCCTGAAGGAGAGAAAGGGGAATTGGTATTAACAACATTAACCCGGGAGGGTATGCCCATAATCCGTTTCAGGACAAAGGATCTAACGGCTCTTAGAAGCGGTGAATGTTCATGTGGAAGGACTTCAATTAGAATGGACAGAATTACTGGACGTACTGATGACATGCTTAAGATCAGAGGAGTTATTGTTTTCCCATCCCAGATTGAGAAGGCACTTTTACGAATTGAAGGATTAGAGCCCCAGTACCAGATCATAGTTACAAGACCTCATCACATGGACGAACTCGAAGTTCAGGTTGAAACTTCTGAAAAGCTCTTCTCAGATGAGGTAAAGCATGTTGAAGAAGCTAAAAAGATGATTGAGGATCATATTCACAGTGAGATTGGATTAAGGGTTAATGTATCATTAGTAGAGCCTAAATCTCTTCCAAGAAGTGAAGGAAAGGCTGTAAGAGTTATAGATAAAAGGGAATTATAA
- a CDS encoding class I SAM-dependent methyltransferase: protein MSTALFIFLVAISTLTIVLIWIFWSFTLGAGWEPTSKRVVKKMLEMAEASSDDIVYDLGSGDGRIVIEAAKRYDSMAVGIEADPIRVLWSRIMVRISRLQNNVKIKWGNIFNQNIDDATVVTLFLWKNINQKLKPKLLDELKPGTRVVSYIWTFEGWEPSKSDNYEHIYLYIIGESDK, encoded by the coding sequence TTGAGTACTGCATTATTTATATTTCTTGTTGCTATTTCAACTCTTACAATTGTTTTGATCTGGATTTTCTGGTCATTTACTTTAGGTGCCGGATGGGAGCCAACATCTAAAAGAGTGGTTAAAAAGATGCTGGAGATGGCTGAAGCAAGTTCAGACGATATTGTTTATGATTTAGGTTCAGGAGATGGAAGAATTGTTATTGAAGCCGCTAAAAGGTATGATTCCATGGCTGTAGGAATAGAAGCAGATCCTATCCGCGTTTTATGGTCACGCATAATGGTAAGAATCTCCCGCCTCCAGAATAACGTTAAAATAAAGTGGGGAAATATTTTCAATCAAAATATAGATGATGCAACGGTGGTTACATTGTTTTTATGGAAAAATATCAATCAGAAACTTAAACCCAAATTATTAGATGAATTAAAGCCCGGCACGCGTGTCGTTTCTTATATCTGGACATTTGAAGGATGGGAACCATCTAAATCAGATAATTATGAACATATTTATCTGTATATAATTGGTGAAAGTGATAAATAA